A single Lactuca sativa cultivar Salinas chromosome 8, Lsat_Salinas_v11, whole genome shotgun sequence DNA region contains:
- the LOC111903731 gene encoding amidophosphoribosyltransferase, chloroplastic: MAAAAATATTTASATSASISHRSPLCNSVDKPSPAFSKPIFKPLHKTLSFTLTHKARSTTAAKNPISDVISSSESYPDEEDLVFDEDDKPREECGVVGIYGDPEASRLCYLALHALQHRGQEGAGIVTATAEGVLKSVTGVGLVSEVFNQSKLDQLPGDNAIGHVRYSTAGQSMLKNVQPFVAGYRFGRVGVAHNGNLVNYQTLRAELEENGSIFGTSSDTEVVLHLIAISKQRPFFLRIVEACEKLKGAYSMVFITEDKLVAVRDPYGFRPLVMGKRSNGAIVFASETCALDLIEAKYEREVNPGEVLIVDKDGIQSLCLMPHPEPKSCIFEHIYFSLPNSVVFGKSVYESRQQFGEILATESPVDCDVVIAVPDSGVVAAIGYANKAGVPFQQGLIRSHYVGRTFIEPSQRIRDFGVKLKLSPVRAVLEGKRVVVVDDSIVRGTTSSKIVRLLKEAGAKEVHMRIASPPIIASCYYGVDTPSPEELISNRMKVEEIREFIGADSLAFLEIDSLKKMLKGDSGNFCYACFSGDYPVVPSGLVKRVGDFVDDGLNGSIGSIDGGWLEGSKEKKGEDLDVNYEEQVHV; this comes from the coding sequence ATGGCAGCCGCCGCTGCCACCGCCACCACGACTGCCTCTGCCACCTCCGCCTCAATTTCCCACCGTTCCCCTCTCTGTAACTCCGTCGACAAACCATCTCCTGCGTTCTCTAAACCCATCTTTAAACCTCTACACAAAACATTGTCGTTTACTCTCACCCACAAAGCCCGTTCAACAACCGCTGCTAAAAACCCAATCTCCGACGTTATTTCATCATCGGAATCATACCCAGATGAAGAGGATTTAGTATTTGATGAAGACGATAAACCTCGTGAAGAGTGCGGCGTAGTGGGTATCTACGGCGACCCAGAAGCCTCACGTCTCTGCTACTTAGCTCTCCACGCCCTCCAACACCGCGGCCAAGAAGGCGCCGGGATAGTCACCGCCACAGCCGAGGGCGTCCTCAAGTCCGTCACCGGCGTCGGCCTCGTCTCAGAAGTCTTCAACCAATCAAAACTCGACCAACTCCCTGGAGACAACGCAATAGGGCACGTCCGCTATTCCACCGCCGGTCAATCCATGCTCAAAAACGTCCAGCCCTTCGTCGCTGGTTACCGGTTCGGCCGCGTCGGCGTCGCACATAACGGAAATCTGGTAAATTATCAAACCCTAAGAGCTGAGTTAGAAGAAAACGGCTCAATTTTTGGTACTAGTTCAGATACCGAAGTTGTTCTGCATCTAATCGCCATATCTAAACAAAGACCCTTCTTTCTAAGAATCGTTGAAGCTTGTGAAAAGCTCAAAGGAGCTTACTCCATGGTGTTTATAACAGAAGACAAATTAGTCGCAGTTCGAGACCCATATGGATTCCGGCCATTAGTAATGGGAAAACGAAGCAATGGCGCCATAGTTTTCGCATCTGAAACCTGCGCTCTCGATCTAATCGAAGCTAAATACGAAAGAGAAGTTAACCCAGGTGAAGTTTTAATCGTCGACAAAGACGGCATCCAATCCCTCTGTTTAATGCCACACCCAGAACCCAAATCATGCATCTTCGAACACATCTACTTCTCTCTACCCAACTCCGTCGTGTTCGGGAAATCCGTCTATGAATCCCGCCAGCAATTCGGGGAAATCCTCGCCACAGAGTCGCCGGTCGACTGTGACGTGGTGATTGCAGTCCCAGATTCCGGCGTGGTGGCGGCGATAGGGTACGCAAACAAAGCCGGAGTTCCATTCCAACAAGGATTAATCCGGTCACATTACGTTGGTCGAACATTCATCGAACCCTCTCAAAGGATTCGTGATTTTGGGGTCAAATTGAAGCTTTCACCTGTAAGAGCGGTTTTGGAGGGAaaacgggtggtggtggtggacgaCTCCATTGTTAGGGGGACAACATCATCAAAAATAGTCCGATTATTAAAAGAAGCAGGTGCAAAAGAGGTTCATATGAGGATTGCAAGTCCTCCAATCATAGCATCTTGTTATTATGGTGTTGATACACCAAGTCCTGAAGAATTGATATCAAATCGAATGAAAGTtgaggagattcgggagtttattGGGGCTGATTCTTTGGCGTTTCTTGAAATCGATAGTTTGAAGAAGATGTTGAAGGGTGATTCGGGGAATTTTTGTTATGCGTGTTTTTCAGGGGATTATCCGGTGGTTCCGAGTGGGCTTGTGAAACGGGTCGGGGATTTTGTGGATGATGGGTTGAATGGGAGTATTGGGTCGATTGATGGGGGGTGGCTTGAAGGATCGAAAGAAAAGAAAGGGGAGGATTTGGATGTGAATTATGAAGAACAAGTTCATGTTTAG